The DNA sequence aaTCATAGAACAAAAATAGTTTACACTACAGAATGTGCATCTCAGTGTATGCGACATTCTTGCGTCGCTAGGCCATCATGGCTCGCCGATTAAAGATGAACTGTAAGAGaaacaaaagaatgaaaagctcAGGAGTAAAATATGTCACTTATCAAGAAGAATAGTTCACAGTATATATCATTAGTGTttgccgcgtgtgtgtgtagtttgtcTTGAGGTgctggagaaagagagagcgagagagggaaacagtgggggggggagagagagagagcgagagagagagagagagagagagagagagggaaacagtgtggggggggggagagagagagagagagagagagagagagagagagagagagagagagagagagagagagggaaacagtggtggggggggggggggagagagagagagagagagagagagagagagagagagaaagagaaagagagatagacagacagacagacagacagacagacagacagacagacagacagacagagacaaagagagaaagatagagacagacagagacttatagacagtcagacagttATCGCACGCGCCGCTGACAGATCTTAGGGGCTCTGCTCACAAaattatgtaacttcagcaggaccgacgacgcactgcagattatcccaaccccctacacgttgcatgaaaggaaaacagaccaagtactcgtcataatccctatcgcggcataaataataggcagtgcgtcgtctgtgctgctgaaactgcgcaggtatattctgccctttacGACTGTCAAGCTTTAATGCGGCGACGAcgagcgcttagaactgtacccacggaatacgcgctatataagcttcctattgattgattgattgattgattgaagatgAGCGAAAAAGagtgacatacagacagacactaagCCAGCCAGATCTAAAACGGCTTTTAGCCCCACGATACATTTCACGACTTTTACGAAGCAGGCAGAAAAGTAAACGAGACAGGACCTCAGGGAAAAAGAGCGTAGTTTACTACATCTTCACGGTATCGCCTGTCTTAACGTATCATCCGCCGCTCTTAAACAGTCAGCGACGCCATTACAACAGGACAGGAAGCGGACGACGAGGGAATTACGGGATATGAAGGAGGGAGGGGACGCCATATTTAGTTTAAGACAACGTCTGCGCTTAAAAGCCCCGCTTCTTTCCTGTTCTAATATCTCAGGCTGACTGATTGACCTAGATTTGTGCGGTACGTCGCTTTACAAGAAGGGTGTTCACACATTGTCTGAGTTTAAAATTAGCAGGTCATAAGCGGATAAGGGAACATAGGCCTAAACATGAACGCGCCATAACAGTTTACTGCTCAAAACGCTgggtgtccccccccccccccccccccccccccccccccccccgtaaatGGGGatgtatatctctctctctgcgaagcATGGCAAATTGTAAATGAATACGTTCATTcgggcacgtgtgtgtgtgcgtgtgcctggGCTTGCGTGCGAATGAGACACGTTTTAGCACTAAAAGCTTGCCACACGCTGGTTTTACGATTCAAAGTGAAAATCAGGATTACCCTAGTATTTTGTCCAAACGAGACACCTAaacatctttctctgtctccgaAAGAAAAGCTATGCCACAAAGCACTTTtacaataaacaagtcgcgtaaggcaaaattacaacatctagtcaagctgtcgaactaacagaatgaaactgaactcactgcattttttacagcaagagcgtatactcgtagcatcgtcagtccaccgctcgatgcaaaggcagtgaaattgacaagaagagcgggatagtagttgcgctgagaaggatagcacgcttttctttatctctattctttttaactttctgagcgtgtttttaatccaaacatatcacatctatatgtttttggaatcaggaaccgacaaggaataagatgaaattgtttttaaatcgatttcgaaaattttattttaataataatttttatatttttaattttcagagcttgtttttaatccacatataacatatttatatgtttttggaatcagaaaataatgaagaataagataaacgtaaatttgaatcgttttaaaatttttttttttttttacaatttttagatttttaatgaccaaagtcattaattaatttttaagccaccaagctgaaatgcaatatcgaagtccggccttcgtcgaagattgctgggccaaaatttcaatcaatttgattgaaaaatgagggtgtgacagtgccgcctcaacttttacaaaaagccggatatgacgtcatcaaaggtatttatcgaaaaaaagaaaaaaacgtctggggatatcattcccaggaactctcatgtcaaatttcataaagatcggtccagtagtttggtctgaatcgctctacacacacacacagacacacacacacatacaccacaaccctcgtctcgattcccccctctacgttaaaacatttagtcaaaacttgactaaatgtaaaaacaaaaattagaaTAGTGCGTGATTCCTATCTTATCTCCTCTTCGCAAGGGTTTCTTCTTCCTCGTTTatgtgctgaaactcccacgttcacttacgtttttgcacgagtggatttttacgtgcatggccgtttttaccgcgccattcaggcagccatacgccgctttcgggcgAAACATgtctggtattttcgtgtttctataacccaccgaactcggacatcgattacatgatctttttcgtGGGCACTTGATCTTGTGATTGCATGAACACACaaaggaggataaggcactagcaggtctgcacacaagttgaacTGGGAGattggacaaatctccaccATTAACCCACCAGGGGCAgcggcagggattcgaactcacgaccttccgattaggaggccaatgTCTTATCTACTAGGCCACTGTGACCGTCGCAATGAATTATATTTACGAAAATGCATGAACTTTGAACAGGTCATGTCCACAAACCATCTGATCAACATAAATCCTTGGTCTATGGAAAAAGAATTTCGACAGTTAAATCCTAAAAACATCGACGACTGAAAAGCTGAAGCAAGCCTTGTTACATTTACGAGAACCAACACAGGGTGAAGAACAAGAGGCAACTGCATAATTACGATACTGACACAAACAGGACATTGAACTTGAAGACATGAGAATCTCAGCAAGAAAAGTCTTTTGTTTATTTCCTTCTAGTTTCAAATCGGTTATAAATCCCCGTATCCTTTTGACATGCGTTGTATTCGTCCGCCAAATTCCATCTAATACTGCAATTAAGACTACACTCGTAGGCTTAGCTTTTTTGTGCTACATTAATTCAgttgattgtatgcggcattgttatttgtaattCGTAGACTTAAATTGGTTAAACCAGATGGATTATATTCGGAAAGCAACGACCGGAAGGCCACACTCGAACGGCTACAGCCTatttgtttttcaaactgttcAACTCTGTGTTCGCGACAATATTTTATATCGAACAATCAGAGGCGAATCCAAAACCAAGTAGGTCACGAGAAACTTAAGGCGCTGTTAAGACTTCGTGTGGCACCAAGCGATGAAAGGACAAGCAATTACTGGATCAACATTGCCTCAGTAGATAGTGGTTTTGACATCCGCTGCGGGATTGGAAGTGGTTAGTGCTTTAGATTCCCGCGCCAGGTTGATGGTTCCCCGTAATTCTCACTTACCGTTCTTGCATTGTTTAGATTGCTTACCACTATTTTGGGCTCTGATCTTGTTaaggaaaacaaaataaattgtttCTTTCCGATGGCCAGGCCAAAACAATAACGGTTGATATGTTCGTTAactttttaaaatttatttcaGGTCGCAATTTTATGTTCACAGGCACTTGTGGTTTTTAAGGCTGGCAATTGTGCGAGCTGGGTTTCCTGGGTATCCGAAGACGGtaacttttgttttaaagtctgcaagaagaagaaaaagaggtgatagaagaagaaaaagaagaagaagaagaagaagaagaagaagaagaagaagaagaagaagaagaagaagaagaagaagaagaagaagaagaagaagaagaagaagaagaagaagaagaagaagaagaagaaaaagaggtgatagaagaagaagaagaagaagaagaagaagaagaagaagaagaagaagaagaagaagaagaagaagaagaagaagaagaagaagaagaagaagaagaagaagaggtgatagaagaagaagaagaagaagaagaagaagaagaagaagaagaagaagaagaacaagaacaagaacaagaacaagatcaagaacaagaagaagaacaagaacaacaagaacaagaagaagaagaagaagaagaagaacaagaacaagaacaagaagaaaaagaagaagaagaagaagaagaagaagaagaagaagaagaagaagaagaagaagaagaagaagaagaagaagaagtgatagaagaagaagaagaagaagaagaagaagaagaagaagaagaagaagaagaagaagaagaagaagaagaagaagaagaagaagaagaagaagaagaagaagaagaagaggaagaaaaagaagaagaagaagaagaagaagaagaagaagaagaagaagaagaagaagaagaagaagaagaagaagaagaagaagaagaagacgaagaagaagaagaagaagaagaagaagaagaagaagaagaagaagaagaagaagaagaagaaggcaatGGGAACgcaggaacgcagaagaagatgaagaagaagaagaagaagaagaagaagaagaagaagaagaagaagaagaagaagaagaagaagaagaagaagaagaagaagaagaagaagaagaagaagaagaagaaggcaatGGGAACgcaggaacgcagaagaagaagaagaagaagaagaagaagaagaagaagaagaagaagaagaagaacaagaagaacaagaagaacaagaagaacaagaagaacaagaacaagaacaagaacaagaagaaaagaagattcGCATAGACATATAGTACACATCGATGAAATCCACACGCCACTGACCTTGTAGATGAGCACGTAGAGCACCATGACGGTGACGAAGCAGAGCAGGTAGCAGGAGGTGTAGACCCTGTGGAACCACGTCTGAAACTCCTCGCTGAAGTGGAAGTTGTTCCGGAAACACTCCGTGTTGTGCACCAACATCCGGTACGCTTTCACGCGGTACACCGGGCCGCTCTCGTTAAACATGACGTCAGTCTCCAACACGACGCCATTCTCCTCCTGCAGGCGTTCTTCCAGCCGAGAGGAGTTGATGAAGGGTGTTGGGTGTTCGGGGTGCTCGGCCAGGCTCTTGGGGATGTCGGTGCCTATGAGATAGCTCCCGTTGACGATGAGGGTGTCGTCCACGCGATACATCCCGTAGGACATGCCTGTGATGATCCCGAAGGTGAAGGCCGGGACTGCCAGGCACAGCACCACCATCCTCGCCCTCTGCACGTTCAGCACGTGCAAAAAAGGATGACAGATGCAGAAGTAGCGGTCGAAGGCGATTCCGGCCATGATGAAGGAAGAGTAAGGGATGGTGGAAGTGAGGAAGAACATGTACATCTTGCACAGCCCGTCGTAGTAGAGTCTGTACTGCATAGCCTCGAAGACCATGGTGTAAGGGACTGTGACTAAGCACGTGATGAAATCCGTCCCGGCCAGCGCCAGGATGAAGATGACCGAGGTGCCGCTGTTCCGACGACGGAAGAAAATGTAGAATGCGATGGCGTTGCCGATGACGCCTAACACGCTGAAGAAGGAGAGCATAAGATACAGCGCGATGTGTTTCGCGTCCAGCGTGTACTGTTCTAGTTCGTACACACCCTCTGTGCTGTTCGTATGAGACATAGTGGAGGACATGGCTGGATGGTTGGTTGGATACTGTGGTTTTTGTATCCTCTCTTCAGCAGATATTGCTATCCAAGACTGGTGCAAgtgtgtttcctttc is a window from the Littorina saxatilis isolate snail1 linkage group LG10, US_GU_Lsax_2.0, whole genome shotgun sequence genome containing:
- the LOC138977862 gene encoding uncharacterized protein, giving the protein MSSTMSHTNSTEGVYELEQYTLDAKHIALYLMLSFFSVLGVIGNAIAFYIFFRRRNSGTSVIFILALAGTDFITCLVTVPYTMVFEAMQYRLYYDGLCKMYMFFLTSTIPYSSFIMAGIAFDRYFCICHPFLHVLNVQRARMVVLCLAVPAFTFGIITGMSYGMYRVDDTLIVNGSYLIGTDIPKSLAEHPEHPTPFINSSRLEERLQEENGVVLETDVMFNESGPVYRVKAYRMLVHNTECFRNNFHFSEEFQTWFHRVYTSCYLLCFVTVMVLYVLIYKVSGVWISSMCTICLCESSFLLVLVLFIFNRRAMKAKRHKKNYYTNFIFNRRAMKAKRRKKNYYTSVANTEMHVLNHNTEGDIDTQTTEVNNFNGSVSPKGTADNCNSEGNAPTTTTTTTTATTAANTSGETTATAGDEDGKKSRNASSSAGSVREKTKDGSKNTNGTTSGDYANESTRLPKRRGSTTRDRNMYANIKTAMMLFVVTLVFLFAFAPAWFMAHDLIPMQLNVFYLYFVYNVANPFIYAFMNQTFREDLKKLLKRS